Proteins encoded in a region of the Betaproteobacteria bacterium genome:
- a CDS encoding IS3 family transposase produces FQTRRQAMDEVIDWMTFYNHRRLHSTLGCVSPMQFEQNWHAAQFKKAA; encoded by the coding sequence GTTTCAGACCCGCAGGCAGGCCATGGATGAGGTGATTGACTGGATGACTTTCTACAACCACCGCAGATTGCATTCAACCTTAGGGTGTGTCAGTCCCATGCAGTTTGAACAAAACTGGCACGCGGCACAGTTCAAAAAGGCCGCATAA